Proteins from a single region of Cydia splendana unplaced genomic scaffold, ilCydSple1.2 scaffold_89_ctg1, whole genome shotgun sequence:
- the LOC134805941 gene encoding uncharacterized protein LOC134805941 — MFFNILTKKSKIVLNYGDISDIRPTRERLYSAYICTRRGHRPAPPRRTRPRCAPSWPLFASRASLAPELRGNAEPASSLVDPAPLPPSSRPSLVEQVPSGPGLAEPTPSLPCLVEPAPSPPSLVKLALSLLTYVEPAPLPPSPVEPAPSPPRLPSPIPASPRLGSRAASPPRPPRAPGRRTVLYSDEVGAGLGVLLAERLSQGVINDCHPGASVDCLIECISAGEFDRDSTLVVLLGNSVDCTKRDILKLSATLSAIDRGEVAIVDC, encoded by the exons atgtttttcaacatacttacgaagaaaagcaaaatagtTCTTAattacggtgacatttcagacattcgtcc AACCAGGGAGCGGCTCTACTCTGCGTATATATGTACTCGCCGCGGCCACCGACCCGCCCCGCCGCGCCGGACTCGCCCGCGCTGCGCGCCGTCTTGGCCGCTGTTTGCGTCGCGCGCCTCCCTCGCGCCCGAGCTGCGCGGCAACGCCGAGCCCGCCTCCAGCCTCGTGGACCCGGCGCCACTACCGCCATCGTCACGGCCGAGCCTCGTCGAGCAGGTTCCATCGGGGCCGGGCCTCGCTGAACCGACTCCATCGCTGCCGTGCCTCGTCGAGCCGGCTCCTTCACCGCCGAGCCTTGTCAAGCTGGCTCTATCGCTGTTGACCTATGTCGAGCCTGCTCCATTGCCACCGAGCCCTGTCGAGCCAGCTCCATCGCCGCCTCGCCTCCCCTCGCCAATACCCGCGTCGCCTCGCCTCGGGTCGCGGGCAGCCTCGCCGCCGCGCCCCCCGCGCGCGCCCGGCCGCCGCACCGTGCTGTACTCGGACGAGGTGGGCGCCGGCCTCGGCGTGCTGTTGGCGGAGCGCTTGTCGCAGGGCGTCATCAACGACTGTCACCCGGGGGCCTCTGTCGATTGTCTGATCGAATGTATTTCTGCGGGCGAGTTTGACCGCGACTCGACGCTTGTAGTTTTATTAGGGAATAGTGTAGACTGTACTAAGCGAGATATCTTAAAATTATCCGCTACGCTGTCGGCGATTGACCGGGGGGAGGTTgctatagtagattgttaa